From Juglans regia cultivar Chandler chromosome 8, Walnut 2.0, whole genome shotgun sequence, the proteins below share one genomic window:
- the LOC109021403 gene encoding U1 small nuclear ribonucleoprotein A-like isoform X1 has product MAEATTGTEVPPNVTIYINNLNEKIKLEELKKSLLAVFSQFGKILEVLAFKTLKHKGQAWVVFEDVSSASNALRQMQGFPFYDKPMRIQYAKTKSDIIAKGDGTFVPRERRKRHDDKGKKKKEQHDANQAGMGLNPAYAGAYGATPALSQLPYPGSGKPMLPEGPAPPNNILFVQNLPHETTPMMLQMLFYQYTGFKEVRMVETKPGIAFVEYGDEMQSTAAMQALQGFKITQQNPMLITYAKK; this is encoded by the exons ATGGCAGAGGCTACTACGGGCACTGAGGTCCCACCCAACGTGACTATATACATCAACAATCTCAACGAGAAAATCAAGCTTGAAG AGTTGAAGAAGTCGCTGCTCGCTGTGTTCTCGCAGTTCGGGAAGATACTGGAAGTGCTGGCGTTCAAGACACTGAAGCACAAAGGTCAAGCGTGGGTGGTCTTCGAGGACGTCTCCTCCGCCTCCAATGCCCTTCGCCAAATGCAGGGCTTCCCTTTCTACGACAAGCCCATG AGAATACAAtatgcaaagacaaaatcagATATAATTGCCAAGGGTGATGGTACTTTTGTTCCACGGGAAAGACGTAAGAGGCATGACGATAAGG gaaagaagaagaaagagcaaCATGATGCTAATCAAGCTGGAATGGGTTTGAATCCTGCTTATGCCGGTGCTTACGGTGCAACACCTGCT CTCTCTCAGCTACCTTATCCGGGCAGTGGAAAGCCTATGCTACCAGAGGGACCTGCTCCACCAAATAACATTCTGTTCGTGCAGAATCTTCCACATGAGACAACTCCCATGATGCTTCAAATGCTCTTCTACCAATATACTGGTTTTAAGGAAGTTAGAATGGTGGAAACAAAGCCAGGGATTGCCTTTGTGGAGTATGGAGATGAGATGCAATCAACGGCAGCAATGCAGGCACTCCAAGGTTTCAAGATAACCCAACAGAACCCTATGTTGATCACCTATGCAAAGAAATAG
- the LOC109021403 gene encoding U1 small nuclear ribonucleoprotein A-like isoform X2 — protein MAEATTGTEVPPNVTIYINNLNEKIKLEELKKSLLAVFSQFGKILEVLAFKTLKHKGQAWVVFEDVSSASNALRQMQGFPFYDKPMRIQYAKTKSDIIAKGDGTFVPRERRKRHDDKGKKKKEQHDANQAGMGLNPAYAGAYGATPALPYPGSGKPMLPEGPAPPNNILFVQNLPHETTPMMLQMLFYQYTGFKEVRMVETKPGIAFVEYGDEMQSTAAMQALQGFKITQQNPMLITYAKK, from the exons ATGGCAGAGGCTACTACGGGCACTGAGGTCCCACCCAACGTGACTATATACATCAACAATCTCAACGAGAAAATCAAGCTTGAAG AGTTGAAGAAGTCGCTGCTCGCTGTGTTCTCGCAGTTCGGGAAGATACTGGAAGTGCTGGCGTTCAAGACACTGAAGCACAAAGGTCAAGCGTGGGTGGTCTTCGAGGACGTCTCCTCCGCCTCCAATGCCCTTCGCCAAATGCAGGGCTTCCCTTTCTACGACAAGCCCATG AGAATACAAtatgcaaagacaaaatcagATATAATTGCCAAGGGTGATGGTACTTTTGTTCCACGGGAAAGACGTAAGAGGCATGACGATAAGG gaaagaagaagaaagagcaaCATGATGCTAATCAAGCTGGAATGGGTTTGAATCCTGCTTATGCCGGTGCTTACGGTGCAACACCTGCT CTACCTTATCCGGGCAGTGGAAAGCCTATGCTACCAGAGGGACCTGCTCCACCAAATAACATTCTGTTCGTGCAGAATCTTCCACATGAGACAACTCCCATGATGCTTCAAATGCTCTTCTACCAATATACTGGTTTTAAGGAAGTTAGAATGGTGGAAACAAAGCCAGGGATTGCCTTTGTGGAGTATGGAGATGAGATGCAATCAACGGCAGCAATGCAGGCACTCCAAGGTTTCAAGATAACCCAACAGAACCCTATGTTGATCACCTATGCAAAGAAATAG
- the LOC118349313 gene encoding mediator of RNA polymerase II transcription subunit 28-like, with translation MVERQAVDQPHQIDSQLQSLPPPRDDMIACVMALEAALLPCLPARELQAIDRSPHPSHQIDVERYARDFMEAAKKLHLNFIGLQREDQPTKVETLRKEIALMEEDLRIKSDIIKKQERLIQGWRKDSKDQVDKHNIELKRV, from the exons ATGGTGGAGCGACAAGCGGTAGATCAGCCACACCAGATTGATTCACAGCTGCAGTCCTTGCCGCCTCCAAGGGACGACATGATTGCTTGCGTCATGGCATTAGAGGCTGCTTTGCTTCCGTGCTTGCCCGCGAGAGAGCTTCAAGCTATAGACCGTTCTCCGCACCCTTCTCATCAGA TTGATGTGGAAAGGTATGCACGAGATTTTATGGAGGCTGCCAAGAAGCTTCACCTTAATTTTATTGGCCTGCAACGTGAAGATCAGCCAACAAAGGTTGAAACACTTAGAAAG GAGATTGCTTTGATGGAGGAAGACTTAAGGATAAAGAGTGACATTATCAAGAAGCAAGAGAGACTGATCCAAGGGTGGAGAAAAGATTCGAAAGACCAAGTGGACAAACACAACATCGAGTTGAAGAGGGTGTAG